The following proteins come from a genomic window of Halorussus halophilus:
- a CDS encoding DEAD/DEAH box helicase has protein sequence MSDGAAAGSAAFAELGQQVRAALSERGFSTPTEPQRRAIGPLAAGEHALVVAPTGTGKTETAMLPVLDAIARNQAENGPRFGISALYVTPLRALNRDMRQRLDWWGDQLDLDVDVRHGDTTDYQRSKQANDPPDVLVTTPETLQAMLTGSKLRTALEDVHHVVVDEVHELASAKRGAQLTIGLERLHELAGEFQRIGLSATVGDPEEVGRFLTGDRGCEIVEVDVGSKVEFSVREPEIREEDEQLAGQLMTDATVASHVRAMLDIVEDHDSTLLFVNTRQTAEALGSRFKELDANVGVHHGSLSKEARIDVEDRFKAGELDGLLCTSSMELGIDVGRIDHVVQYSSPREVARLLQRVGRAGHRSEAVSHGTIITKRPDDTLEALAIARRAKDGEVEPAEIHDGSLDTVANQVAGLVMDFGELSAMKAYDVVTRAYPFRDLSEENFKSVLSELKSNRIVWVDEEDDELSKAGQTWQYFYANLSMIPDEEKFAVEDIASGSQIGTLDERFVVNFAQPGEVFIQRGEMWRISEVDPEDKTVKVSPIEDPGGEIPSWVGEEIPVPFAVAQEVGEMRAVAGPQFERGAPRDGVAREFTNRYPADEYTASEALDQLDKHAEAEAPVPTADRIVVEHAARTIVVNACFGHKVNETLGRVISSLVGQQTGSSVGLEVDPYRIELDVPAKVSGQDVEGVLRNTDPDHVAAIIELSLKHSDTLKFKLSQVAAKFGALRRWQGDSTDRASMNRLMAALEDTPMYDEAVREVFHDKLAVEQASEILEDIQSGDTDVVRTGGRTPVGSGGRSSGRELLAPENADASVIQTVKDRIQDDDVLLCCLHCKEWQYKKPVRRVRDQPTCPECDSTHVAALNPWADEVVKAVRADEKDDEQEKMTQRAYKAGNLVQSHGKQAVVALAARGVGPRNAARIIGKLREDEDDFYRDILTQERQYARTQSFWD, from the coding sequence TTCTGCGGCCTTCGCGGAGTTGGGCCAGCAGGTGCGGGCCGCGCTCTCCGAGCGGGGCTTCTCGACGCCGACGGAGCCACAGCGCCGCGCAATTGGGCCGCTGGCCGCCGGGGAACACGCGCTGGTCGTCGCACCTACCGGAACCGGCAAGACCGAGACGGCGATGCTACCGGTGCTGGATGCGATAGCGCGAAACCAAGCCGAGAACGGACCTCGGTTCGGGATCTCTGCCTTGTACGTCACGCCGCTCCGGGCGCTGAACCGCGACATGCGCCAGCGACTCGACTGGTGGGGCGATCAGCTCGACTTGGACGTAGACGTGCGCCACGGCGACACCACCGACTACCAGCGTTCGAAGCAGGCCAACGACCCGCCGGACGTGCTGGTGACGACCCCCGAGACGCTGCAGGCGATGTTGACTGGTTCGAAACTTCGGACCGCACTCGAAGACGTACACCACGTCGTCGTGGACGAGGTCCACGAACTCGCCAGCGCGAAGCGCGGCGCGCAGTTGACCATCGGTTTGGAGCGCCTGCACGAACTTGCGGGCGAGTTCCAGCGAATCGGTCTCTCTGCGACCGTCGGGGACCCCGAGGAAGTCGGACGCTTCCTGACCGGAGATAGGGGGTGTGAAATCGTCGAAGTAGACGTGGGGAGCAAAGTCGAATTTTCTGTTCGAGAGCCAGAAATCCGCGAGGAGGACGAGCAACTGGCGGGCCAACTCATGACCGACGCCACCGTCGCCAGTCACGTCCGGGCCATGCTGGACATCGTCGAGGACCACGACTCGACGCTGCTTTTCGTGAATACGCGACAAACCGCCGAGGCGTTGGGGTCGAGATTCAAGGAACTCGACGCCAACGTCGGCGTCCACCACGGTTCGCTATCGAAGGAGGCCCGAATCGACGTAGAGGACCGATTCAAAGCGGGAGAGTTGGACGGTCTGCTCTGTACCTCCTCGATGGAACTCGGCATCGACGTGGGCCGCATCGACCACGTGGTGCAGTATTCGAGTCCTCGCGAAGTCGCGCGCCTGCTCCAGCGCGTCGGCCGCGCGGGCCACCGCTCGGAGGCTGTCTCGCACGGCACAATCATCACGAAGCGACCGGACGACACGCTCGAAGCCCTCGCCATCGCCCGGCGCGCGAAAGACGGCGAAGTCGAACCCGCCGAGATTCACGACGGGAGTCTCGACACGGTAGCCAATCAGGTCGCCGGACTCGTCATGGACTTCGGCGAGTTGTCGGCGATGAAAGCCTACGACGTGGTGACGCGGGCCTATCCGTTCCGAGACCTCTCCGAAGAGAACTTCAAATCGGTCCTCTCGGAGTTGAAGAGCAATCGAATCGTCTGGGTAGACGAAGAGGACGACGAGTTGTCGAAGGCGGGCCAGACGTGGCAGTACTTCTACGCCAACCTGTCGATGATTCCCGACGAAGAGAAGTTCGCCGTCGAGGACATCGCCAGCGGGTCCCAGATAGGAACCTTGGACGAGCGGTTCGTCGTCAACTTCGCCCAACCCGGCGAGGTGTTCATCCAGCGCGGCGAGATGTGGCGCATCAGTGAAGTCGATCCGGAGGACAAGACGGTCAAAGTCTCGCCCATCGAGGACCCCGGCGGCGAGATTCCCTCGTGGGTCGGCGAGGAGATTCCGGTGCCGTTCGCCGTCGCCCAAGAAGTCGGCGAGATGCGCGCTGTCGCCGGACCGCAGTTCGAGCGCGGTGCGCCCCGTGACGGTGTCGCGCGGGAGTTCACGAACCGCTATCCCGCCGACGAGTACACCGCGAGCGAAGCCCTCGACCAACTCGACAAGCACGCCGAGGCGGAGGCCCCAGTGCCGACTGCCGACCGAATCGTGGTCGAGCACGCCGCCCGAACCATCGTCGTCAACGCCTGTTTCGGGCACAAGGTCAACGAGACGCTCGGGCGCGTGATTTCCTCGCTCGTCGGCCAGCAGACCGGTTCGTCGGTCGGACTGGAGGTTGACCCCTACCGAATCGAGTTGGACGTGCCAGCGAAAGTTTCTGGGCAAGACGTGGAGGGCGTTCTCAGGAATACGGACCCCGACCACGTCGCGGCCATCATCGAGTTGAGCCTCAAGCACTCCGATACCCTCAAATTCAAACTCTCGCAGGTCGCCGCGAAGTTCGGCGCGCTCCGTCGCTGGCAGGGCGACTCCACTGACCGCGCGTCGATGAATCGACTTATGGCCGCGCTCGAAGACACGCCGATGTACGACGAAGCGGTCAGAGAGGTGTTCCACGACAAACTCGCCGTCGAGCAGGCGAGCGAGATTCTCGAAGACATCCAGTCGGGCGACACCGATGTCGTCCGCACCGGCGGTCGAACACCCGTCGGAAGCGGCGGCCGTTCTTCGGGGAGAGAACTTCTCGCGCCCGAGAACGCCGACGCTAGCGTCATCCAGACGGTGAAAGATCGGATTCAGGACGACGACGTGTTGCTGTGCTGTCTCCACTGCAAAGAGTGGCAGTACAAGAAACCGGTTCGGAGGGTCCGCGACCAACCGACGTGTCCCGAGTGCGATTCGACGCACGTCGCCGCGCTGAATCCGTGGGCCGACGAGGTGGTGAAGGCAGTTCGTGCAGACGAGAAAGACGACGAACAGGAGAAGATGACCCAGCGCGCCTACAAGGCCGGAAACCTCGTGCAGAGCCACGGCAAGCAAGCCGTCGTCGCGCTCGCGGCGCGGGGCGTCGGCCCGCGAAACGCCGCCCGAATCATCGGAAAGTTGCGGGAGGACGAGGACGATTTTTATAGGGATATTCTCACGCAGGAACGCCAGTACGCTCGCACGCAATCGTTCTGGGACTGA
- a CDS encoding YihY/virulence factor BrkB family protein: MVSTTTVRRVVSVARDRNLTFLAASVAYYAFVSLVPLAVLALVVGSLVGGDAFADSIISQFESLLSSSGQQVLHRALTNTTGRTGAGLVGIVMLVWSATRLFRGLDVAFSEAYGTTTDPSFVQQLLDGALTVTLVVVSVGVTLGAGYFLGSPALDGVVPYPGAVSTLFFFATLSVVFLPLYYVLPPVEMTVPRAIPGAVVAAVGWLLLQILFRWYASSADKYQAYGFLGAILLLVTWLYFAGVVVLFGAVVNAVLSGRSG, encoded by the coding sequence ATGGTCAGTACGACGACCGTCCGTCGAGTCGTCTCCGTCGCTCGGGATAGAAACCTCACGTTCTTGGCGGCAAGTGTCGCGTACTACGCGTTCGTCTCGCTCGTTCCGCTGGCGGTACTCGCCCTCGTCGTCGGCAGTCTCGTCGGTGGCGACGCGTTCGCCGACTCGATCATCTCCCAGTTCGAGAGTCTGTTGTCGTCTTCGGGCCAGCAGGTGCTTCACCGAGCGTTGACGAACACGACCGGTCGAACAGGTGCGGGTCTCGTCGGAATCGTCATGCTCGTCTGGAGCGCGACGAGACTGTTCCGCGGCCTCGACGTAGCGTTCTCGGAGGCGTACGGAACGACGACGGACCCCTCGTTTGTCCAACAGTTGCTCGACGGCGCCCTCACTGTCACGCTCGTCGTCGTCTCCGTCGGGGTGACGCTCGGTGCGGGTTACTTCCTGGGGAGTCCTGCGCTGGACGGCGTCGTTCCGTATCCCGGCGCGGTCAGCACGCTCTTTTTCTTCGCTACGCTGTCGGTCGTGTTTCTCCCGCTGTACTACGTCCTCCCGCCGGTCGAGATGACGGTTCCGCGCGCGATTCCGGGCGCAGTCGTCGCGGCGGTCGGGTGGCTACTCCTCCAGATTCTGTTCCGGTGGTACGCCAGCAGCGCCGACAAGTATCAGGCCTACGGGTTCCTCGGCGCGATTCTGTTGCTGGTGACGTGGCTCTACTTCGCGGGCGTCGTCGTCCTCTTCGGCGCAGTGGTAAACGCGGTGCTGTCCGGGCGGAGTGGGTGA
- a CDS encoding MFS transporter — MPVENRSRALAVVFGIVFLDLLGFGILIPVIPLYALEFGASEFVGSLLIASYSAMQFLFAPILGRISDRRGRRPVLLLSLSGSVIAWTLFGFAGSLAVLFLARMLAGAMGGNIATAQAYIADITPPEDRAKGLGLLGAAFGIGFIFGPALGGFVASAPVVALARDVLPAIVPVSEFTLPSFAAAIITAANLLVAVVVLPESRPPEERDESADADVESQSRIAVLLDALTTRGLAALVVSFFLVSFAFSALESQFIFLTNDQYGYGTTENAFLLAYFGVVLAIVQGGLVGPLTDRFGERRLAIGGTGIQVATLALVPFAPELATLIPRVGPLSGALPTVPSAILALFVVVTPLAAGNAVTNVSLNTLVSRSSSGDDQGSAFGLTQSAGSLARTFGPALAGALYTGIAYWAPFVVGSILLVPILGLLTRVRGRGTVRTTAD; from the coding sequence ATGCCGGTCGAGAATCGGAGTCGGGCCTTGGCGGTCGTGTTCGGTATCGTCTTCTTGGACCTGCTGGGCTTCGGCATCCTCATCCCGGTCATCCCGCTGTACGCGCTGGAGTTCGGAGCGAGCGAGTTCGTCGGCAGTCTGCTCATCGCCTCCTACTCTGCGATGCAGTTCCTCTTCGCGCCGATTCTCGGCCGAATCTCCGACCGGAGAGGGAGACGACCCGTCCTCCTGCTCTCGCTGTCGGGAAGCGTCATCGCGTGGACGCTGTTCGGATTCGCCGGAAGCCTCGCCGTTCTCTTCCTCGCGCGAATGCTCGCAGGGGCGATGGGCGGCAACATCGCCACCGCACAAGCCTACATCGCCGACATCACGCCTCCGGAGGACCGCGCGAAGGGACTCGGACTGCTCGGCGCGGCGTTCGGCATCGGATTCATCTTCGGTCCCGCACTCGGTGGATTCGTCGCCAGCGCGCCCGTCGTCGCACTGGCTCGGGACGTGCTTCCCGCAATCGTTCCGGTCTCTGAGTTCACCTTGCCGAGTTTCGCCGCCGCGATTATCACCGCCGCGAACCTGCTCGTTGCGGTCGTCGTCCTCCCCGAGTCGCGGCCGCCCGAGGAACGAGACGAATCGGCGGACGCTGACGTAGAGAGCCAGTCGCGAATCGCCGTCCTCCTCGACGCACTCACGACGCGCGGCCTCGCCGCGCTCGTCGTCTCCTTCTTCCTCGTCTCGTTCGCGTTCTCCGCGCTCGAAAGCCAGTTCATCTTCCTCACGAACGACCAGTACGGCTACGGCACCACCGAGAACGCCTTCCTGCTCGCGTACTTCGGCGTGGTCCTCGCTATCGTGCAGGGCGGTCTCGTCGGCCCGCTGACCGACCGCTTCGGCGAACGCCGACTCGCAATCGGGGGAACAGGAATTCAAGTCGCCACGCTTGCGCTGGTACCGTTCGCACCTGAACTCGCAACGCTGATTCCGCGCGTCGGACCGCTCTCGGGTGCCCTGCCAACCGTACCCTCCGCCATCCTCGCGCTGTTCGTCGTCGTCACGCCACTCGCCGCCGGAAACGCCGTGACGAACGTCTCGCTGAACACGCTCGTCTCGCGCAGTTCGAGCGGCGACGACCAAGGCAGTGCGTTCGGCCTGACCCAGAGCGCGGGCAGTCTCGCCCGTACGTTCGGCCCGGCGCTCGCTGGCGCGCTCTACACCGGCATCGCCTACTGGGCACCGTTCGTCGTGGGGAGCATCCTACTGGTGCCGATTCTCGGACTGCTGACTCGGGTTCGTGGTCGCGGAACCGTCCGCACGACGGCCGATTGA
- a CDS encoding DUF2243 domain-containing protein produces MTEETNTAFSDDQHVVTRRALLAAGVFGFGFSGLVDVLVLHHVLQWHHLVSGIYSMDTLSGLRTNILADGIFSIGMVTIMSVGAGLLWQSKRRTYAPLAVKPLAGAAIIGLGVFDVFDAVVDHALLGLHQPVGAGGQPLSLGGRYNPHWLVVSLLFVAAGYYVYRAGVQQRDAEAEPDS; encoded by the coding sequence ATGACCGAAGAGACGAACACCGCATTCAGTGACGACCAGCACGTGGTAACTCGACGGGCCCTCCTCGCAGCGGGGGTGTTCGGATTCGGGTTCAGCGGACTTGTCGACGTGTTAGTGTTGCACCACGTTCTCCAGTGGCACCATCTCGTTTCGGGGATTTACTCGATGGATACCCTGAGCGGCCTCCGAACGAACATCCTCGCCGACGGTATATTCTCGATAGGAATGGTGACCATCATGAGCGTGGGAGCGGGACTCCTCTGGCAGTCCAAACGGCGAACGTACGCGCCGTTGGCCGTGAAACCACTCGCCGGTGCTGCGATAATCGGTCTCGGTGTGTTCGACGTGTTCGACGCCGTAGTCGACCACGCTCTCTTGGGCCTGCACCAACCCGTGGGGGCGGGCGGTCAACCGCTGTCGCTGGGTGGTCGATACAACCCTCACTGGCTCGTCGTCAGTCTCCTGTTCGTCGCCGCAGGGTACTACGTCTACCGCGCAGGGGTACAACAACGAGATGCCGAAGCGGAACCCGACTCGTGA
- the rbcL gene encoding type III ribulose-bisphosphate carboxylase — protein MTGIKYEDFLDLGYEPADSELVCDFYIEPAHDMNMEEAASRVASESSNGTWAELQVDGSITDLSATACDIDGNHITVAYPDALFEKGSMPQILSCIAGNIMGMKAVDNIRLLDCEWPEAIATSFMGPQFGSSVRNEIFDAGDRPITATVPKPKVGLSTDQHVQVGYEAWTGGLDLLKDDENLTDQDFNPFEKRLYDSIEARDKAEEETGEKKSYLINITADGDEMLRRAELVADEGCEYVMVDVVTTGWAAVQQVRELCEDLGLAIHAHRAMHAAFDRVEEHGVSMRVIAQICRLCGVDQLHTGTADLGKLANEDTVGINEWMYSDLYGMNDVLPMASGGLHPGLVPELVDRVGTNIGVQAGGGVHGHPDGTYAGAKAFRQAVDATAEGIDIHEYAADHPELQTALDKWGTETPR, from the coding sequence ATGACTGGCATCAAATACGAAGACTTCCTCGACCTGGGCTACGAACCGGCGGATTCGGAACTCGTCTGCGACTTCTACATCGAACCAGCACACGACATGAACATGGAGGAGGCCGCCTCGCGCGTCGCCTCTGAGAGTTCGAACGGCACGTGGGCCGAACTCCAAGTGGACGGCTCTATCACCGACTTGAGCGCGACGGCCTGTGACATCGACGGCAACCACATCACGGTGGCGTACCCCGACGCGCTGTTCGAGAAGGGGAGCATGCCCCAGATTCTCTCCTGCATCGCGGGCAACATCATGGGCATGAAGGCCGTGGACAACATCCGACTGCTCGACTGCGAGTGGCCCGAGGCGATTGCGACTTCCTTCATGGGACCGCAGTTCGGTTCCTCCGTGCGGAACGAAATCTTCGACGCGGGCGACCGACCGATTACTGCAACCGTCCCGAAGCCGAAGGTCGGCCTCTCGACGGACCAACACGTGCAGGTCGGCTACGAAGCGTGGACTGGCGGTCTCGACCTTCTGAAAGACGACGAAAATCTGACCGACCAGGATTTCAACCCCTTCGAGAAGCGCCTCTACGACAGCATCGAGGCCCGCGACAAAGCCGAAGAAGAGACTGGCGAGAAGAAGAGTTACCTCATCAACATCACCGCCGACGGCGACGAGATGCTCCGGCGTGCGGAACTAGTCGCCGACGAGGGCTGTGAGTACGTCATGGTGGACGTGGTGACGACCGGATGGGCCGCCGTCCAGCAGGTCCGCGAACTGTGTGAGGACCTCGGACTCGCCATCCACGCCCACCGCGCGATGCACGCCGCCTTCGACCGCGTGGAGGAACACGGCGTCTCCATGCGCGTCATCGCCCAAATCTGTCGGCTCTGCGGCGTGGATCAGCTCCACACCGGCACCGCCGACCTGGGTAAACTCGCCAACGAAGACACCGTCGGCATCAACGAGTGGATGTACTCGGACCTCTACGGCATGAACGACGTGCTGCCGATGGCCTCCGGGGGCCTTCACCCCGGTCTCGTCCCGGAACTCGTGGACCGCGTCGGCACCAACATCGGCGTGCAGGCCGGTGGCGGCGTCCACGGCCACCCCGACGGAACGTACGCGGGCGCGAAAGCATTCCGGCAGGCAGTGGACGCGACTGCGGAGGGCATCGACATCCACGAGTACGCCGCCGACCACCCAGAGCTACAGACGGCCCTCGACAAGTGGGGCACCGAGACGCCGCGGTAG
- a CDS encoding CDC48 family AAA ATPase, whose amino-acid sequence MNAKGSTAVELTVQGAEKRDAGRGIARIPESARSALSVLSGDTVVVEGERDTVVKVWPASGDVKTGVVQVDGETRANAGISIGDTVTIRQIAVEDANSVTLTPTARFDPDDRDTLETALKRTLRDRPVKQSERVRIERLGDSGTFHVAETNPDGVVRVSGDTRVTVTLPDSGGNSSARSSRGQSDEAISITVSDEKDSSTPNKPTGATYEDIGGLDEELRRVREMIELPLSNPRLFQRLGINPPKGVLLYGPPGTGKTMIAKAVANEVDANFVTISGPQIMSKYKGESEERIRDIFENARENAPTIIFFDEIDAIAGKRDDESDVENRIVAQLLSLMDGLESRGEVVVIGATNRVDAIDPALRRGGRFDREIEIGAPDEGGRREILDVHTRGMPLAEDVDLDRLAGSTHGFVGADLHTLATEAAMAALRRARDDGADEAELMDVKVTRTDFETAMTSVDPSAMREFVAEAPEIDFEDVGNLDDAKQTLTEAVEWPLAYRNLFDATNTEPPTGILLHGPPGTGKTLLARALAGQSDVNFIHVDGPELLDRYVGESEKSVREIFERARQASPAIIFFDEIDSLAGKRDENSHEVTERVVSQLLTEMDGLAENPNLVVLAATNRLEVLDPALLRPGRLEEHVEVPAPDAEGRKKIIQVHAGDKPISEDVDLDELAADLENYTGADLEAIVRDASMRAIREAAEAWGVEEADRKADEIAIEEKHFEAAIEKVRPTLG is encoded by the coding sequence ATGAACGCGAAGGGTTCCACGGCGGTCGAGTTGACCGTGCAGGGCGCGGAGAAACGAGACGCCGGGCGCGGAATCGCTCGAATTCCCGAGTCTGCCCGCTCGGCATTGAGCGTCTTGAGCGGCGACACCGTCGTCGTGGAAGGCGAGCGCGACACCGTCGTGAAGGTCTGGCCCGCGAGCGGCGACGTGAAGACCGGCGTGGTGCAAGTCGATGGCGAGACGCGCGCGAACGCGGGCATCAGCATCGGCGACACCGTGACGATTCGCCAGATTGCAGTCGAGGACGCGAACTCGGTGACGCTCACTCCCACTGCGAGATTCGACCCCGACGACCGCGACACGCTCGAAACCGCGCTCAAGCGCACGCTTCGAGACCGCCCGGTCAAGCAGAGCGAGCGCGTGCGCATCGAGCGACTGGGCGACTCCGGTACGTTCCACGTCGCGGAGACGAATCCCGACGGCGTGGTTCGAGTGAGCGGCGACACGCGCGTGACGGTGACGCTCCCCGATAGCGGCGGAAACAGCAGCGCGAGAAGTTCGCGCGGACAGAGCGACGAAGCAATCTCTATCACGGTCTCCGACGAGAAAGACAGTTCCACGCCTAACAAGCCGACTGGTGCGACCTACGAGGACATCGGTGGTCTCGACGAGGAACTCAGGCGCGTGCGCGAGATGATAGAACTCCCGCTGTCGAACCCCCGACTGTTCCAGCGACTGGGCATCAACCCGCCGAAGGGCGTCCTGCTGTACGGGCCGCCAGGCACGGGGAAGACGATGATTGCGAAGGCAGTCGCCAACGAGGTAGACGCCAACTTCGTCACCATCTCCGGCCCGCAAATCATGAGCAAGTACAAGGGCGAGAGCGAGGAGCGCATCCGCGACATCTTCGAGAACGCCCGCGAGAACGCCCCGACCATCATCTTCTTCGACGAAATCGACGCCATCGCAGGCAAGCGCGACGACGAGAGCGACGTGGAGAACCGCATCGTCGCGCAACTGCTCTCGCTGATGGACGGCCTCGAATCGCGCGGCGAAGTAGTCGTCATCGGTGCGACGAACCGCGTCGATGCTATCGACCCCGCCCTGCGTCGAGGCGGCCGGTTCGACCGCGAAATCGAAATCGGCGCGCCCGACGAGGGCGGAAGAAGGGAGATTCTGGACGTTCACACGCGGGGGATGCCGCTGGCGGAAGACGTTGACTTAGACAGACTCGCGGGGAGTACCCACGGTTTCGTCGGCGCAGACCTCCACACGCTGGCCACCGAGGCCGCGATGGCCGCCCTCCGGCGAGCGCGCGACGACGGCGCGGACGAAGCGGAGTTGATGGACGTGAAAGTCACTCGAACCGACTTCGAGACGGCGATGACTTCCGTTGACCCCTCCGCGATGCGGGAGTTCGTCGCCGAAGCTCCGGAAATCGACTTCGAGGACGTCGGGAATCTCGACGACGCAAAGCAGACCTTGACCGAAGCGGTCGAGTGGCCGCTAGCGTACCGGAACCTCTTCGACGCGACGAACACGGAACCGCCGACGGGCATCCTTCTGCACGGGCCGCCAGGCACGGGGAAGACCCTGCTCGCACGGGCACTCGCGGGCCAGAGCGACGTGAACTTCATCCACGTGGACGGCCCGGAACTGCTGGACCGCTACGTCGGCGAGTCCGAAAAGTCCGTGCGGGAAATCTTCGAGCGCGCGCGGCAGGCGAGTCCGGCCATCATCTTCTTCGACGAGATAGACTCGTTGGCGGGCAAACGCGACGAGAACAGCCACGAAGTGACCGAACGGGTCGTCTCGCAACTGCTGACGGAGATGGACGGCCTCGCGGAGAACCCCAACCTCGTCGTCCTCGCTGCGACGAACAGATTGGAGGTGTTGGACCCGGCCTTGCTCCGACCGGGACGACTCGAAGAACACGTCGAGGTGCCCGCGCCGGACGCCGAGGGCCGCAAGAAAATCATCCAAGTACACGCTGGCGACAAGCCGATTTCGGAGGACGTAGACCTGGACGAACTCGCGGCCGACTTGGAGAACTACACCGGCGCGGATTTGGAGGCCATCGTCCGAGACGCCTCGATGCGCGCGATTCGAGAGGCCGCAGAGGCGTGGGGCGTCGAGGAAGCAGATAGGAAAGCCGACGAGATAGCAATCGAGGAGAAGCACTTCGAGGCGGCAATCGAGAAAGTGCGGCCGACGTTGGGGTAG
- a CDS encoding alkaline phosphatase family protein: protein MLRDDLAASLREECEEDGYLFPDYGGYCFARVPQTIASVLGTDFGRTLPEDVLSAESTDSKNVLVVLVDGFGYEQWRRERDHHPFLDRLTADSRVTPLTSIYPSETSAAIPTFHTGALPAEHGVVGWNIYEPTTDEEFEALPFQTKDGETPKLPPEELLDAEPLYPELADAGVESHHVIPFPETLAGATAHSYDSLGEVPEKIEAALDASADSRSYCYCYLPQVDHAGHEYGTHSEGYRQTVGDVFEMLEAAVSGIDDETANETLLVVTADHGHVNTDPERNVDISEFEAVTAALKRHANDTPVKFSGSPRNLHLHLEGEESAERIAGLLREELDAKVLTKADVLEMELCGSEASETFRRRLGDVVVTHRNLGVWWADEEPDELELVGMHGGLTPEEMLVPLATVGMDELR, encoded by the coding sequence ATGCTCCGCGACGACCTCGCCGCGTCCCTCCGAGAAGAGTGCGAAGAAGACGGGTATCTCTTTCCCGACTACGGCGGCTACTGCTTCGCGCGCGTTCCCCAGACGATAGCGTCGGTATTGGGCACAGATTTCGGGCGGACGCTCCCCGAGGACGTACTTTCTGCGGAGAGTACTGACAGCAAGAACGTCCTCGTCGTGCTGGTCGATGGTTTCGGCTACGAGCAGTGGCGGCGCGAGCGCGACCACCACCCGTTTCTCGACAGACTTACTGCAGACAGTCGCGTGACGCCGTTGACTTCCATCTACCCGAGCGAAACTTCGGCGGCAATACCGACCTTCCACACCGGCGCACTGCCCGCCGAACACGGCGTCGTCGGGTGGAACATCTACGAACCGACCACGGACGAGGAGTTCGAGGCGCTGCCGTTCCAGACGAAAGACGGCGAAACGCCGAAACTCCCCCCGGAAGAGTTGCTCGATGCGGAACCGCTGTATCCGGAACTCGCCGATGCGGGCGTCGAATCGCACCACGTGATTCCGTTCCCGGAGACGCTGGCGGGTGCGACTGCGCACAGTTACGACTCGCTCGGGGAGGTGCCGGAGAAAATCGAGGCGGCGCTGGATGCGTCTGCCGACAGTCGCTCGTACTGCTACTGTTATCTGCCGCAGGTAGACCACGCGGGACACGAGTACGGAACCCACTCCGAGGGCTATCGCCAGACGGTCGGTGACGTGTTCGAAATGCTCGAAGCAGCCGTTTCTGGCATCGACGACGAGACTGCGAACGAGACCCTGCTGGTCGTGACGGCCGACCACGGCCACGTGAACACCGACCCGGAGCGAAACGTAGATATCAGTGAATTCGAGGCAGTCACGGCCGCTCTGAAACGTCACGCGAACGACACCCCGGTGAAGTTCTCGGGGAGTCCACGGAATTTGCATCTGCATCTGGAGGGCGAAGAGTCCGCAGAGCGAATCGCTGGACTGCTCCGCGAGGAACTCGACGCGAAGGTACTCACCAAGGCCGACGTGCTGGAGATGGAACTGTGTGGGAGCGAGGCGAGCGAGACGTTCCGGCGACGACTCGGCGACGTGGTGGTCACGCATCGCAATCTGGGCGTGTGGTGGGCCGACGAGGAACCGGACGAGTTGGAACTCGTCGGCATGCACGGCGGGCTGACTCCCGAGGAGATGCTGGTTCCGCTCGCGACGGTTGGGATGGACGAACTACGGTAG